From the Carassius carassius chromosome 45, fCarCar2.1, whole genome shotgun sequence genome, one window contains:
- the LOC132127619 gene encoding CD209 antigen-like protein E produces MNRKHRAAEVCLSLLCFLLLTAVIVLCVCFTTERNQLLTQIRNLTEEREKTLTKYEQILNNNNNRTEECKQILSKYEQILNHNKNLTKEREQIFTNNIKLIAEREHLPKENKIMTEERDQIIKTSELQQGLLEQDKQNDPFKWIYYNFSFYYISSEKKSWSDSRKDCQQKRADLVNINSSKEQDFLQKIAVSDHFWIGLGKMEGKWKWISGTIMTNGYWSSHHQHSYRSYCALTTSSGWIDDKCENNKKWICKRSILK; encoded by the exons ATGAACAGAAAGCACAGAGCAGCTgaagtgtgcttgagtctgctgtgttttcttcTGCTGACTGCTGTaatagtgctgtgtgtgtgtttcaccacCGAGAGAAACCAGTTACTAACTCAGATCAGAAACCTGACTGAAGAAAGAGAGAAGACACTTACAAAATATGAGCAGATACTGAACAATAACAATAACCGGACTGAAGAATGCAAGCAAATACTCTCTAAATATGAGCAGATACTGAACCACAATAAGAACTTGACTAAAGAAAGAGAGCAGATATTTAcgaataatataaaattaatagcaGAGAGAGAACATTTACCTAAGGAGAACAAAATTATGACAGAAGAAAGAGATCAGATAATAAAGACCAGTGAACTCCAACAAGGACTATTGGAACAAG ATAAGCAAAATGATCCCTTCAAATGGATTTACTACAACttcagtttttattatatttcatctGAGAAGAAGAGCTGGAGTGACAGCAGGAAAGACTGTCAACAGAAAAGAGCAGATCTGGTGAACATAAACAGTTCAAaggaacaa GATTTTTTACAAAAGATTGCTGTTTCTGATCACTTTTGGATTGGTTTGGGAAAGATGGAGGGGAAATGGAAATGGATTAGTGGCACCATAATGACAAATGG GTACTGGAGTTCTCATCATCAGCATTCATACCGTTCATACTGTGCTCTGACGACTTCATCAGGTTGGATAGatgataaatgtgaaaataataaaaaatggatcTGCAAGAGAAGCATTTTAAAATAG